Proteins from one Penaeus vannamei isolate JL-2024 chromosome 8, ASM4276789v1, whole genome shotgun sequence genomic window:
- the LOC113819982 gene encoding leucine-rich repeat and WD repeat-containing protein 1: protein MTEVKLGQREGGPATKRVKAGGRGIPQRKIEYKQDVGYRFDEPAVKESQEEVEFYPVHFLRTHSKNNDPADVQTQIWQCLFEPNVEQPQHMTDVVATCGGSSVCFINVDDGEVILKYNRNAKTASGVENLYALTWSTLSLDEFGLKRMNILAAAGARSTVLLIHPDAGVCYQMFRTVPNKAAAVVCSLLFYPKKATWLFCGHEDGQIQLWDVGIPSLPNYETTPVHLMTIPPVARDVYNLAYSHSQDLLIGGCDGGLHAWKIDMQKIENNERLERTEFILPEVDGNGSVLDSVCMVRDDLLAAKCALHGQIYIFSLAETLKLRTESKAANVFETVVSSDMMLKLRWSDTDNYYMNMGVDTVSCILVCGDDKGTLWVYDLVKYVTGTISSPITGGSPVAPVEPVALLDWPELEDAEVEKARKLRLDTYDIVVDKCAVSPNGRHIVAVTSNNMVCIWKRGKEDENEQSPS, encoded by the exons ATGACGGAGGTGAAGTTGggccagagagaggggggaccagCCACCAAGAGAGTAAAAGCTGGAGGTCGG GGTATTccacagagaaaaatagagtatAAGCAAGATGTAGGATATCGCTTCGATGAGCCAGCTGTGAAGGAGAGCCAAGAAGAGGTCGAGTTCTACCCGGTCCATTTCCTGCGCACACATTCCAAAAACAACGACCCTGCTGATGTGCAGACACAG ATCTGGCAGTGTCTTTTTGAGCCCAATGTGGAGCAGCCGCAGCATATGACTGACGTGGTGGCTACGTGTGGGGGGTCATCTGTCTGCTTCATTAATGTGGACGACGGAGAAGTGATACTCAAATATAATCGCAATGCAAAGAC AGCCTCGGGAGTAGAAAACCTTTACGCTCTTACTTGGTCGACGCTTTCCCTGGATGAGTTTGGGCTGAAGAGGATGAACATCTTGGCAGCGGCAGGTGCTCGCTCCACGGTTCTACTCATTCACCCTGATGCCGGCGTCTGTTACCAAATGTTCCGCACAGTTCCAAACAAGGCAGCGGCAGTTGTGTGCTCCCTCTTGTTCTATCCCAAAAAAGCGACTTGGTTGTTTT GTGGCCACGAAGATGGGCAGATTCAGCTTTGGGACGTAGGCATTCCAAGTCTTCCAAACTATGAAACGACTCCAGTGCACTTGATGACCATCCCTCCTGTGGCCCGTGACGTTTACAACTTGGCTTATTCACATTCGCAAGACCTCCTGATCGGGGGCTGCGATGGGGGTCTGCATGCTTGGAAGATTGATAtgcaaaaaattgaaaataatgaaag ACTGGAACGTACAGAGTTTATTCTGCCAGAGGTGGATGGGAACGGTTCTGTCCTCGACTCAGTGTGTATGGTGCGAGACGACCTCTTAGCTGCCAAGTGTGCTCTCCACGGCCAAATATACATCTTCTCCCTGGCTGAGACCTTGAAGCTGAGGACAGAAAGCAA GGCTGCAAATGTCTTCGAAACTGTTGTATCAAGTGACATGATGCTGAAGTTGCGGTGGAGTGACACAGATAACTACTACATGAATATGGGTGTTGACACAG TGTCATGCATCCTGGTATGCGGAGATGACAAGGGCACACTCTGGGTATACGACCTGGTGAAGTATGTCACGGGTACTATCAGTAGCCCCATTACGGGAGGGTCTCCAGTCGCACCAGTCGAACCAGTTGCCCTTCTCGACTGGCCAGAACTAGAGGACGCAGAG GTGGAGAAAGCCAGAAAGCTACGTCTGGACACTTATGACATTGTTGTAGATAAGTGTGCTGTTTCCCCAAATGGCCGACACATTGTGGCCGTCACCTCAAACAACATGGTCTGCatttggaagagagggaaagaagatgaaaatgagcAGTCACCATCATAG